A region of Pseudoruegeria sp. SHC-113 DNA encodes the following proteins:
- the urtA gene encoding urea ABC transporter substrate-binding protein, giving the protein MLKKLLATTTAMACLAGAAQAECADPIKVGVLHSLSGTMAISETTLKDTIEMLVADQNAAGGLLGCELEAVVVDPASDWPLFAEKARELLTVHEVDVIFGNWTSVSRKSVLPVIEELNGMLFYPVQYEGEESSKNVFYTGAAPNQQAIPATDYFLDELGVEKFALLGTDYVYPRTTNKILEQYLKDKGIAEEDIFVNYTPFGHSDWSKIVADVVALGEDGKKVGVISTINGDANIGFYKELAALGVSADDIPVVAFSVGEEELSGLDTTNLVGHLAAWNYFQSADTEANEAFVAKWKEVMGDERVTNDPMEAHYIGFNMWVNAVTEAETTDVDAVRMAMYGQEFPNLTGGTAVMLPNHHLAKPVLIGEIQEDGQFDIISQTAEVPGDAWTDFLPESAVLKSDWKDLGCGMYNTETESCVQLKSNY; this is encoded by the coding sequence ATGCTTAAGAAACTGCTCGCGACGACCACCGCCATGGCCTGCCTTGCCGGCGCTGCCCAGGCCGAATGCGCCGACCCGATCAAGGTCGGTGTGCTGCACTCGCTCTCCGGCACGATGGCCATTTCCGAAACCACGCTGAAAGACACCATCGAGATGTTGGTGGCCGATCAGAACGCCGCCGGCGGCCTGCTGGGCTGCGAACTGGAAGCCGTCGTGGTCGATCCCGCCTCCGACTGGCCGCTCTTTGCTGAAAAAGCGCGCGAGCTGCTGACCGTGCACGAAGTGGACGTGATCTTCGGCAACTGGACATCCGTTTCGCGCAAATCCGTGCTGCCCGTCATCGAAGAGCTGAACGGCATGCTCTTCTACCCGGTGCAATATGAGGGCGAGGAAAGCTCCAAGAACGTCTTCTACACCGGCGCCGCCCCCAACCAGCAGGCGATCCCGGCCACCGACTATTTCCTTGATGAACTCGGCGTCGAGAAATTCGCACTGCTGGGCACCGATTACGTCTACCCGCGCACCACGAACAAGATCCTTGAGCAATACCTGAAAGACAAGGGCATCGCCGAGGAAGACATCTTCGTCAACTACACGCCCTTCGGCCACTCCGACTGGTCCAAGATCGTTGCCGACGTTGTTGCGCTTGGCGAGGACGGCAAGAAGGTGGGCGTGATCTCCACCATCAACGGCGACGCCAACATCGGCTTCTACAAGGAACTGGCAGCCCTCGGCGTCTCCGCCGACGACATCCCGGTTGTCGCCTTCTCCGTGGGCGAAGAAGAGCTCTCCGGCCTCGACACCACCAACCTCGTCGGCCACCTCGCCGCCTGGAACTACTTCCAGTCCGCCGATACCGAAGCCAACGAAGCCTTCGTGGCCAAGTGGAAAGAGGTCATGGGTGACGAGCGCGTGACGAACGACCCGATGGAAGCCCATTACATCGGCTTCAACATGTGGGTGAACGCGGTAACGGAAGCCGAAACCACCGACGTGGACGCCGTGCGCATGGCCATGTACGGCCAGGAGTTCCCGAACCTGACCGGCGGCACCGCCGTGATGCTTCCCAACCACCACCTCGCCAAACCGGTGCTGATCGGCGAGATCCAGGAAGACGGCCAGTTCGACATCATCTCCCAAACGGCTGAAGTGCCGGGCGACGCCTGGACCGACTTCCTGCCGGAAAGCGCCGTGCTGAAGTCCGATTGGAAAGATCTCGGCTGCGGCATGTACAACACCGAGACCGAAAGCTGCGTTCAGCTGAAGTCCAACTACTGA